The genomic window CCGCCTGCTGTGGGACGGGATGACGCACCCCGAATGGTCCTTCATGACCTTCCTGCGCACCTGGGCGAAGTTCGGCATGCCGCATTTCGAGAACAGCTTCGCCGAACGCGGCGCGCCCATCCTGGCCCGCAATGTCGAGCGTGACTTCACCGCCCGCGACCATTTGAACTGGGAACACCTCGCGCTGATCCGCCGCCGATGGACGGGCCGGCTGATGATCAAGGGCGTGATCCACCCCGATGACGCCGTGCGCGCGCGCGAGGAAGGCTGCGACGGCGTCATCGTCTCCAACCATGGCGGGCGGCAGCTGGATGGCACCACCTCGCCGCTGCGCCTGCTGCCGGCCATGCGGGCGGCGGTCGGGGATTTCCCGCTGATTGTGGATGGCGGCATCCGCCGCGGCACCGACATCCTGAAGGCGCTGGCACTGGGGGCCGACTTCGTGCTGATCGGCCGGCCCATGCTGCACGCGGCCGCCGTGGCGGGCCGCGCCGGGGTGGACCGGGCCATCGCGCTCGTGAAGGGCGAGCTGGACCGGAACATGGCGCTGCTGGGGGTCAACAGCCTGGCGGAGATCGGCCCGCACTGCCTGGTGCGAGTGAAGTAGCGTCCGATCGGCCTGGGCGGATCGCCCAGGCCGTTGAATCGGCCGCTCGGTGCGGCCGTCAGGCCGCCTTCACATCGGTCAGGAAGCGGCCCACCTCGGCGCGGGTCGAGGAAGCATGGCGCGCCAATTCGCCGGCCGCCTCATGCACCTGCTCGGCGGCGAGGCCCGTGGCGTGCGCCAGCTCGTTGATGGTGGCGATGCTGTCGCTGACCGAACGGGTGCTCGTCGCCACCTCCTGCACATTGCCGCTGATGGCGCGCGTCGCCTGTTCCTGCCGCTCGACCGAGGAAGCGATGGCGGCCGTGATCTCGTTCACCTGGCCCACCGTCTCCGCGATGCCGCGGATGGCGCTGACCGCGTGCTGGGTCGAGCCCTGGATCTGGCCGATCTGGGCGCTGATCTCCTCCGTGGCGCGGGCGGTCTGCTCGGCCAGCGTCTTCACCTCGCCCGCCACCACGGCGAAGCCCTTGCCGGCATCCCCGGCGCGGGCGGCCTCGATGGTGGCGTTCAGCGCCAGCAGGTTGGTCTGGGAGGCGATCTGTCGGATCAGCGTCACCACCTCCGTGATGCGCGCCGCACCCGCGGCGAGGTCCTGCACGACGCCATCGGTGCGGCGGCTCTCGGCCACCGCCTGCTCGACCACGGAACGCGACTGGCTGATCTGGCGGGCGATCTCGGCGATGGAGCCGGCCAGGTCCTCGGCGCCGGCGGCCACGGAATCGATGCCCGCCTGGCTGCTCTCCGCGGCACGGGCGATGGAGCCGGCCTGGGCCTCGCCCTGCTCCGCGGTGCTGGACATGGCGGCGGCATTGGCCT from Roseococcus microcysteis includes these protein-coding regions:
- a CDS encoding alpha-hydroxy acid oxidase, whose translation is MSERRAQRALCLDDFEAMSRRHLPRPIFGYVAGATERNAALDDNARAYSEWGFQPRVLVDVSKRSPKATLFGREWAAPFGLAPMGMSALAAYRGDIVLTAAARAANVPAILSGSSLIRMEEVIAANPDAWFQAYLPGDSRRVEALVDRVARAGFGTLMLTVDTAVLPNRENNVRNGFSTPLKPSLRLLWDGMTHPEWSFMTFLRTWAKFGMPHFENSFAERGAPILARNVERDFTARDHLNWEHLALIRRRWTGRLMIKGVIHPDDAVRAREEGCDGVIVSNHGGRQLDGTTSPLRLLPAMRAAVGDFPLIVDGGIRRGTDILKALALGADFVLIGRPMLHAAAVAGRAGVDRAIALVKGELDRNMALLGVNSLAEIGPHCLVRVK